In the genome of Oncorhynchus mykiss isolate Arlee chromosome 30, USDA_OmykA_1.1, whole genome shotgun sequence, the window CACCATTAGTTAGTGTTagttgaagaaactttgaaataggtcacagagcgagagagagtgaacaTTGAAAGACGAGGTTAGGAGAGCATAGCATTTACAGTACAGTGGTCTGAAGAAAGGGCTTGAAGCGATGATGAAGATACACTTTTATTGAGGCAAAGGCTGCCGGCTGACTGTTAGCACCCAGGTGACCACACACTGTGTGACTGCTGTGTGGAATGTCTCCTGCTCTAATTTCAACCTGCACAGTGCCTCCTGATATGGAGCACACTAAGTTTATTAATACTCGATAAGTCGATCACATTATGTATCTTGTCTTTATTGTAACTGTTACGGTTCGTAGGAGTGTACTCCCTGTTGCATGGGTACAGTCTCTGACTCAACAGACATTTTTATATTTGGAAACCTCTTTTGAGGTTCTGAGCAAGTGCGAAAGTTGCTCAATCTCAAAGAGATGTGGCTGAAAGACAGAAATAAAATAGGTACAGGAAGTGAATGATATTTGCACTCCCCTCCTCTGCCAAGCACAGGCATTAGAAGCAGTCAATGTAGGCCATGTGTATTTGCATGACATTGAAATGAGACGTACAGAAGCTTATGTACATATGGTATGTCACCTGATATGTTAAAATGTCCTGTAACTGTTCTGGGTATTTATGCATAAGGTTTTTTTTTGTACATGAGATTTtcataaaacacacatacaggctGTGATGTCCCTGACAATGTCTCTTTTGGAGCATAAAGTACAGATAAAAACCAGATTAAAAAAAGAAGTAAATgaaggacagagtttgggaaacgccTGCTGTAGGCTAGGGCCGCTAGAGATCCATACTAAATCCACATTTTCACAGCCAATCATTCCGATTTCTTTATTACACATGCCAGATTTATAATTGTAGAGAATGTTAAAGAGCCTTAGCAAATATTGTGAAGTGCTTTATGTTTGAAGGTGGGGTTAGTTAGCTTATTTCAGAGAGTAGTTAGTTTCACAGTGAATTCCTTTCTGCAGAATCACTAAATGCTGTATGTTACCTTACTGGGGGGCCCAGACTgtaagaaagggagagatgggggagcaGAGTTCATATGGAATGATTTAGTGAGCAGGATGTGGTTTAAAGCAAATTGTGTTTGCTCATTGTTTGCAGCCTGACATTTAAGGAGAAGTGAAATCAGGGAATGGGGTAAGAAAGGAGTTGGCTCTATAGAGATAAGAGGGTCGGTAAAATTAGTAGGATATAGACGGTACACTTTCAACCAGTTTAATTCAATGAGCAATAGAAAACTGAATAAAAACCCTAATGTCAGCTAGCAACAGCTAGCTGGACAGAATTTCCTCTTGAGACTGAGGTAATTTATTCAAATGATTCTTCCCTTATGACTTCACGCAGCCAGCCAAAATGTTCCTGAATGCAGCCAAGAACACGAACAGTCTGTTTACCGTCACACAATTAGCTAAACCACAAAGTACAACTGCAGTATCCATCAAGCCAAGGCAAGAGTGGTGAATATATGCTCAAGAACAAGGCTTTGGTCTTTATTTAGAAAATAATACCAGCTGTTGACActgaaatataaaaaataaaaaaacactgcAGTGACATACTGTGCAGCCTTACAATACACTATGAAAATGCTGCTTTGCATGGGTAGGTATTTAAATAGTAAGGTTTACAGAGGAGCATTACTTTCACTGCTGTGCAGTACATCTTTCCCAACAGGCCAGAGGAAATGTCATGGATCTGGGGGTCCGTCGCTGCCTTCCAAAGGTACCGGACATCTGCCACGTGTCCGTGAGAGGTGATCATCTTATCGTAGATACAGGGGTGATAGGGGGCCTTCCCTTCCCCTGAAAAGTAAACATGTTCCTGGGGAGACACCCCCATGGCGTTGGCACAGATGCCCATGAACACATCATCAATGTACAGCGAGGCATTGAGGGACAGAGTGGCCTGGTAGATTTTGGAAGCCACGTCCCCTGAGACAACGTACCCTGCCCCCGCTGTGTAGTCTGGGTAAGAGAGCCACTGGTACATCTCATAAGGCACGTGGTACTTGCTGTCCTTCTGGCGGTTAGGTGGGGCTCCCCTGTGCACGTGGCCCACCCAGAGGTCCTGGGCCCCCTGCTGGATCAGGCCCTGCAGGTAGTGCACCAGGTTGGGCATGTGGACAAAGATGTCGTCGTCGGCTGACATGAGGAAGCGTGCTTGGCTGCAGTAGTTGTGGCTCCAGCGGAACTGCAGCAGCAGTTTGATGGTGAGGTTGTGAAAGGTGTCGACAAAGTCCTGCTGGACCAGGTCCCTATAGACCTGGTCCTCTCCcagcagcctcctctgaacaTGGCCCCTCTGCTGGTGGTTGGGGTGGACCCCCAGGGCAAACACCACCCTCACGGTGGCCCCCAACTCCCTCTGGGTGTAGGCCTCATTCCCCCAGGTGGCCCGGATGGCCTGCCTCCTCTCCAGGTTCTCTGGGGAAGATTTGAcgaacagcaacaacagcacttCATTGCTGTCACATTTGTCATGGTGGTTGATGAGGTACGGGAAGTTGCTCTGACTCTTAGCCTCCCTCTGGCTGATGCCAAAGCTCTTGTTGATGAAGTCGTAGCTGTTGACCAGGTAGCGGTAGGAGTAGGACTTCATATGGCTCACCACATGGTGGTCCAGCTGCTCCCAGCACACCATCAACACAGACAGGACAAAGCACGTCGTCACCAGCTGCACACATTGACATTTTCTGATCCTTCTGAAATTCAAAAACATTCTTCAACCTTCCTACCCTTGCCCCCCCTTTTCTATCTTTTTGTCAAGTCCAATAGGTTGTTGCGTTTGACAGGCTGCTACTTTCACAATTATTCCAAATGATTTGGGAGTGTCTGAGTTCCATCATATTTGCCCAACGGGAGACATGGGCTCCTCAGAGAAATGTTGGTCTTCAGTTAAATTTAATCTCCTCCTGACACCTCTCCACTCTGCTCTCTACTGGGACTGTATTGTTGAGACAATCACGTCTCTAGTCATCACCGTTTTGTGATGTGTCCACACAGTCACAAAGCATTCCACATCAAAGGATCTGAAAAGAGAAAGACAAAAATATGAACATATCGCACTAATAGGAAATGCATTTGAAATTGTGAGTCAATATTATGTTATTGAGTCATTCTGAGGAAGTGAATGAAACCGCTAGATGTGCTTGATCCATCACGCCGGCTAAACCCGGTAAGTACTTTTGAGGTTATTACAACAGGGCTAAAGTGCGAAAACCGCAGGGCAGCGTCAATCAAGCAATCTTATTCTGTCCAACCTGGAACGAGGCATCCATCCTCACGTCCCCAAGGTAGGCTACCCAAACAGCAACAACAGCCGTGGGTCGAGCAATCGCATTTAGTCCACAATGCGTGGACAGTCCAAATGCAATATTGATTGTAGACCTATAAATACAGACTGGTAACGTGGCTTTTCAATCAACCTACTCACCGGGGTGAAAGAACAACAGTAAGGCTGAAGGCGAAATTGTAACTTTTCTCATATTCCAACGATTCCAAACTGAAGAAGCAAAGCTGCCAAAACACGTATGCTCAGAGCTCCCTACAAAAAAATTCCCTTGCTTTGaagactttttgcaaatccaatcagttttctacCTTGATTcaacatcacattacatttttttttgttgaaataacgaaacaatgttgattcaacaagTTTTTTGCACAATGGGATGTAGGCCTATTGCTgagaaatgtattaaattataacagaaatacctttatTTACGTatgtattcagaccgtttgctatgagactcaaaattgagctcaggtgcatcctgtttcctttgatcatccttgagatgtttctacaacttgattggaattcagctgtggtaagttcaattgattggacatgatttggctAGGCACATACCtatctatataatgtcccacaattgacagtgcatgtcagagcaaaaaaacaagccatgaggttgaaggaattgtctgtaggcacagatctggggaagagtaccaaaaaatgtctgcagcattgaaggtccccaagaacacagtggcctccatcatccttaaatggaggaagtttggaaccaccaagactcttcctagagcaggccgcccgggccaaactgagcaatggggggagatgggtcttggtcagggaggtgaccaagaacccaatggtcactctgacagagctccagagttcctctgtggagatgggagaatcttcaagaaggacaaccatctctgcagcactccaccaatcaggcctttatgttagagtggccagacggaaaccaattctcaataaaaggcacatgacagcccacttggagtttgccaaaaggcacctaaagtactgacagaccatgagaaacaagattttctagtctgataaaaccaaggatgccaagcgtcacgtctggaggaaacctggcaccatctccacagtaaagcatggtggggacagcatcaggctgtggggatgtttttcgtcggcagggactgggatactagttaggatcgagagaaatatgaacggagcaaagtacagagagatccttgatgaaaacctgctccagagcgctcaggacctcagactggagtgaaggttaaccttccaacaggacaacgaccctaagcacacaaccaagagtggcttcgggccaaatctccgaatgtccttgagtggcccagctataGCCTGGACttaggtgtttcaacaaagtactgagtaaagggtctgaatacttatgttaatatgatatttctgttttattttattcatttgaAAAAagttctataaacctgtttttgctttggcgttattatggggtattgtgtgtagattgaggacaatacagtgcacCGACGTGGCCCACTATCAAAgactgtggactctccttctccgtgg includes:
- the LOC110521586 gene encoding lactosylceramide 1,3-N-acetyl-beta-D-glucosaminyltransferase A, which gives rise to MFLNFRRIRKCQCVQLVTTCFVLSVLMVCWEQLDHHVVSHMKSYSYRYLVNSYDFINKSFGISQREAKSQSNFPYLINHHDKCDSNEVLLLLFVKSSPENLERRQAIRATWGNEAYTQRELGATVRVVFALGVHPNHQQRGHVQRRLLGEDQVYRDLVQQDFVDTFHNLTIKLLLQFRWSHNYCSQARFLMSADDDIFVHMPNLVHYLQGLIQQGAQDLWVGHVHRGAPPNRQKDSKYHVPYEMYQWLSYPDYTAGAGYVVSGDVASKIYQATLSLNASLYIDDVFMGICANAMGVSPQEHVYFSGEGKAPYHPCIYDKMITSHGHVADVRYLWKAATDPQIHDISSGLLGKMYCTAVKVMLLCKPYYLNTYPCKAAFS